GGCCAACAGCCGGGGGTATGCCGCCGGGGACGAGACGACGGGGCCGGAGCTGGGCCGTATCGAAGATGCGTTGGGTTTTATGGGGTAGTCTTATGGTCGATTTCGAGATCAAGGGAAAGTTCAAGGTGAGGAACAGCTGGCAGTCCTTCTCCCAGGTGGTCGAGAGCAACAGCGAGAAGAACGCCGTGGAGAAGACCTACTCCCTCTTGGGAAGCAAGCAGGGGGTCAAGAGAAACCTGGTGAGGATAGAAGAGGTGAAGGCTCTTGGCTGAGTCTCCGGCTGCTCCCAGCGAGGAGGAGATCAGGAGACTCTTGATGGTATATCAGCAGCACCAGGCCGAGGCCGAGGCGATCGTCCAGCAGCTGGGGATCTTCCAGCTCTCGATGGAGGGGTGCGAGAAGGCCCTCGCCGCCGTCGAGGCTATGGATGCCGCCGGGGAAGACCAGGAGATTCTGGTGCCGATAGGCCAGGGGTCCTTCGTCCACGCCAGGCTCGCCTCCAAGGATAAGGTCGTCGTCGGGGTCGGCGCCGGGGTGAGCATCGAGAAGAGCACCCAGGAGGCTAAGGAGGCCCTCACCCAGAGGAAGGCGCAGCTATCGGAGGCCACCGCCAAGCTGAACCAGGCCCTCTCCAGGATCGAGGCTGAGATGGGGAAGATCCAGTCGATCGCCGCCGAGTATGAGAGGCAGTTCTCGCAGTAGGGGCGAAGGATTTGTTCAACAGGTTCAAGGAGAGGCTGAAGGGTTTCAAAGAGGCGGTCTCGAGCAAGATCCAGGAGAAAGGGGAGGCCCAGGCCGAGAAGGCCGAGGCGAAGGCCCAGGCCGAAGAGAGGAGGGCTCCCCCCAAGAGGGAAGAGGTCGCAGTCGAAGATAGAGTCGATGACGGACCTGCCCCCGAGAATAACGCCGCCAAGCCGAAGTGGTCCTTCGCCTCCAGGGCCAAATCCCTCATCTTCGAGCAGGAGGTCGTCCTCGACGAGAAGGATCTCAAAGATCCGCTTTGGGAGCTGGAGATGGCCCTCCTGGAGAGCGACGTCGCCCTCCCCGTCGCCGAGACGATCGTCGCCTCCGTCAAGGGGGAGCTCGTCGGAAAGAAGAAGAAGATCCGGGCCGACACCGGCGAGATCGTCGAGGAAGCCCTCAGGTCTGCCCTCCTCCAGGTCCTCTCGGAGAACCGCTTCGACGTCGACGAGTTCATCGCGAAGGCGGAGAAGCCCGTCAAGATCGTCTTCGTCGGGGTGAACGGTACCGGCAAGACCACCTCCATCGCCAAGGTCGCAAGGTACCTCAAAGACCGGGGCTACTCCATCGTCCTCGCCGCCGGGGACACCTTCCGGGCCGGGGCGGTCGAGCAGATCGAGGTCCACGCAAATAAGCTGGAGGTGAAGCTCGTCAAGCACAGGGACGGCAAAGATCCCGCCGCCGTCATCTTCGACGCCGTCGAGTACGCGAAGGCCCACCACAGGGACATCGTCCTCGCGGACACCGCCGGAAGGCTCCACACCAACGTCAACCTGATGGACCAGATGAAGAAGATCGTCCGGGTGGTGGACCCCGACCTCCTGATATTCGTCGACGAGGCGATCGCCGGAAACGACGCCGTCGAGAGGGCGAGGCTCTTCAACGAGGCGGTCCCGATCGACGGGACGATCCTCACCAAGACCGACGCCGACGCCAAGGGCGGGGCGGCGATATCCATATCCTCCATCACCGGAAAGCCCGTCCTATTCCTCGGGATCGGCCAGGACTACCCCGACCTCGTAAAGTTCGAGCCGGAGTGGCTCCTGGAGAGGCTCCTGGGGTCGTGAAGAGGAGGGGGAGGATCCAGGTCCCACCTCCTCCTCACCGGTCCGATGCCAAATTTTTATTGAATAAAATCGTCTAGAGGGAGTCGTCCTCTCCCGAGGGCGGGACGTAGAGGGGGAGGCCGTCGCTCTTATGGATCGCCCTCGCCCGGCTGAGGTACTCCTTTATCATGACGGGGAAGGTCCTCGCCTCCAGGTACCGGAGGCCCAGCTGCTCCGCCCACCTCTGGATCCCCAGGTCCTGGGATATCACCGCGGCGTTCAGCTCCTTCGCCAGGAGGAGGATGTCGATGTCGGGGGCGCTGTCCAGGATCCCGTAGCGGAGCGCGCTCCTGTACTTCTCCCGAAACTTCCTCACGATCCCCCCCACCGCCTCCCTCTCGATCTCGTCCTTGAATGCCGAGAGATCCCCCTCCTCGGCGCTCATGGCGATGCACCTTCCCACCGCCTCCCAGATCGCCTCCTCGGCGACGTTCATCCCCTTGTTGATCCTGCTCCTCATGTAGTAGACGTACTCGTAGAAGACCTTGGAGGGGATCTTCACCTCGTAGCGGTCCGGGGTCATCTTGACGAGCCAGGTGTCGACCTTGATCAAAACCGCCTCGTCGCAGCCGTTGTGGTGGACGAACTCCCTGATCTCGTTGTAGACGGAGGGGTAGGGGATGTAGCAGCTTATCCCGAGGTGGAGCCTCGCCTCGGCGACGCAGTCGAGGATGGCGTTCATGCCTTCGCAAATGTTGGTGCAACCCTCCCCCTCCCAGGCGAGGGAGTCGGTCAGGGCGGTGGTATCGAGGACAAACCTCTGGCGCAACATCTTGGCCAAGTATGTAAGAGGTGATATAAGACGCCTTTCCCGCCCATCTCCACCGTATTTAAAGGATGAGCTACCTTGGGGTATCGGACCGCCGCAAGGCCCAGAAGGACGGGGCAGAAACCGCGGCAGGAAGGGTTCGGTGGTAGGTTTGAAGCCCCTGGTCTTTTCCCTGAGCAGAATCGAGAACCTGATGCATCAGGTCTCCTTCGACCCCCGGAGGATGGAGGGGGAGATCATCACCAACACCTCCCTCGTCGACCTGAAGATGCTGGACCCGACCTTGCGGATATTCCGGGACGTGATAGAGAGCGGCCTCGCCGTCAGCCCCTACCTGAAGGTGGAGACCCTGGGGACGAAGGCCAAGATCATGTCCGCCTGCAGCATCACCATCAGCGGCGTCCTCCTGAAGGCGGGGGTTCCGATCCGCCCCCGGGGGGGAGGGGTGATCGAGGTGATAGATCGCGAGCCGGTCCGGTTCACGGACATGCTGATGTACTGGGCGACGACGATCGATCCGATCGACGTCCTCATCAGCCAGGAGCTGACATCGGTGGTGGAGATGATGGAGACCGGCAGCGGCCGGATCCTCGGAAACCTCCAGGAGGCGCCGATGATCGCGGCGGAGAGGATCGAGGAGAGGCTCGATCTGCTGGCGGAGGCGGGGTTTTCGGGGGTCCTGGACCTGGGAGATCCGAACATGAACGTCCTCGGCGTATCGGTGGAGAGGGACCACGTGGGGCTCTCCCTGGTGGGGGGGACGAACATCGTCGCCGCCGCCATGAGCCACGGGATCAGGATCGAGACCGAGTCGATAAGCAGCCTCACCAAGATCCAGGAGATGACCCACATCGAGGATCTCGTCTGACGACGATCCCCCCGTCGGT
The sequence above is drawn from the Methanothrix harundinacea 6Ac genome and encodes:
- the rpl18a gene encoding 50S ribosomal protein L18Ae, whose translation is MVDFEIKGKFKVRNSWQSFSQVVESNSEKNAVEKTYSLLGSKQGVKRNLVRIEEVKALG
- the pfdA gene encoding prefoldin subunit alpha: MAESPAAPSEEEIRRLLMVYQQHQAEAEAIVQQLGIFQLSMEGCEKALAAVEAMDAAGEDQEILVPIGQGSFVHARLASKDKVVVGVGAGVSIEKSTQEAKEALTQRKAQLSEATAKLNQALSRIEAEMGKIQSIAAEYERQFSQ
- the ftsY gene encoding signal recognition particle-docking protein FtsY — translated: MFNRFKERLKGFKEAVSSKIQEKGEAQAEKAEAKAQAEERRAPPKREEVAVEDRVDDGPAPENNAAKPKWSFASRAKSLIFEQEVVLDEKDLKDPLWELEMALLESDVALPVAETIVASVKGELVGKKKKIRADTGEIVEEALRSALLQVLSENRFDVDEFIAKAEKPVKIVFVGVNGTGKTTSIAKVARYLKDRGYSIVLAAGDTFRAGAVEQIEVHANKLEVKLVKHRDGKDPAAVIFDAVEYAKAHHRDIVLADTAGRLHTNVNLMDQMKKIVRVVDPDLLIFVDEAIAGNDAVERARLFNEAVPIDGTILTKTDADAKGGAAISISSITGKPVLFLGIGQDYPDLVKFEPEWLLERLLGS
- a CDS encoding RNA ligase partner protein — its product is MLRQRFVLDTTALTDSLAWEGEGCTNICEGMNAILDCVAEARLHLGISCYIPYPSVYNEIREFVHHNGCDEAVLIKVDTWLVKMTPDRYEVKIPSKVFYEYVYYMRSRINKGMNVAEEAIWEAVGRCIAMSAEEGDLSAFKDEIEREAVGGIVRKFREKYRSALRYGILDSAPDIDILLLAKELNAAVISQDLGIQRWAEQLGLRYLEARTFPVMIKEYLSRARAIHKSDGLPLYVPPSGEDDSL
- a CDS encoding DUF128 domain-containing protein; its protein translation is MVGLKPLVFSLSRIENLMHQVSFDPRRMEGEIITNTSLVDLKMLDPTLRIFRDVIESGLAVSPYLKVETLGTKAKIMSACSITISGVLLKAGVPIRPRGGGVIEVIDREPVRFTDMLMYWATTIDPIDVLISQELTSVVEMMETGSGRILGNLQEAPMIAAERIEERLDLLAEAGFSGVLDLGDPNMNVLGVSVERDHVGLSLVGGTNIVAAAMSHGIRIETESISSLTKIQEMTHIEDLV